The DNA region tgaaatctgcccagtggttctggagaagaagaagaaaatgaaaaaagtttacggacaaattttgatcagaaaagctcaggtgagctaaaaactggcCAAAACTCTATATGTATTCTACTGATTGATCAAATCCAAGAAATTAACCTAGTGAACTCATAAAATTGAGAGATGCATCACTGGAggattttaaattttgcttttattatACTGAGAGTTgtaatctttattaatttgtaaaaatgagTTTGGTGTTCACAATTTTTTGTTCTCATGATTTGATACAAATCAGtggtatgtaaaaaaaaaaaaaggctgcTACAGTAATGACAATCAATATCTGTGTCAAAAAGAAGTGTGGTATCTTAATTTGCTATAAAATTATAACTCAATATCTGTAAGAGCGAAAGTGAACAGACtgcaatatttcaaaaatattatagaTGTCTTTCTTATTTTACCTCTGTGAGTTTtggtttcaaaattaatttgaaccTGCGGAAGAAGTAATGATCTTCATGTTTCTCATCTTCTGCCAATTCAGCATATCTTTTCTCTGCCTTGAATCCAAACTCGGCAAATTCACCGTTCGGTTTTAGAAGCAATGTTGTTGGTGCCTTCTGGGTCATGTATTCTCCACCATGCCATGGATGAGTGATTACTTTTGTCCAATCATTTTTGAAGGAGTAGGCATAGCCAGAGTACGCTGTACCAAAATCAATGGACGCTACAATCTGTTTTTTACAGACTGAGGTCTTCTTGTCAACTTCTTCCTCGTATTCATCATCACTATCCGTGCTAGACCAATCAAAATCATCATCAACTTCCATATTTGATGTCATGGTTGATCAAAATTCTAATgatctgaaatataaaaatgactATGAAAAACCTGATACAAAACAAAGGAGTATTCAGCAAGAGGCACAAGGGCAGCTGTCAGGTCACTTGAATATTAAATGACTCGATTTAAAAAGGATCCTAATTTTACAAGAggtattttttaattatgtgttaaagccaaataaaacaaaagagtAAAATACTAATATGTTTCTCAAACACAAATTTCTAATGATATTGAGGATTGATaacaatagaaaatattcaaTGCAATGTCATTGAATACATGGGTAAGTCAGGGTAACTATAGCCGAAGGCATCTGAACTTTTATCAAtcacagggttgtctctaaaaattgaagaagaaggaagaaataaaaaagttgaaGAGGGTCTGGGGGTCTAGCGtatagctagattgtgtttggAATGCAAAAATAGCCGGGTATATATACATCACTTTAGGCTGAggaattcccccccccccccccccccccccccggtcttagagacaaccctgaatcagttgcttaataactcaaataTCGAAAATttctacccctactatatatactaagtacacatgtatttattgattgtaggggtagaatttttcgatatttgagttattaagcaactgattgataaaaattcagatGCCTTTGGCAATAGTTACCAATGTATTCAACGACATTGAAAGCGACTTACTTACTCATCGAAATGTGCAAAGCTAAAATCctacatgttttcttttaaaagcaaGAGATACAGAAAGGAAAATAACTAATAATTAACGATTAAAAAAGATGGACATGAATTGACAAGTTGTCTACTTTCGGTTtgaaaaacattcttttttttcaagcaaTGATGTGCAAAATATTGACTGATACGACAATTCTATCATCAGATGTTTATCATAATGactataaaacttaaataatgatatattgactCCTTTTATGCACAAAATACATACCTGCAACCACAGTAGCCAAAAGCTAAATTCTCGAATGAACTTTGGGATTTCCCAACATTCGAATTTTAATGGTGTTGTACATAACTCCCGAGTGTTTCCGAAAATAATTTTGGCGCCttaatttcaaatgataaacgaagtaaaatattcaaacaagcACGAGGGTGAAAAGAGCAGAGGAGCATATCggcacccttggctagcgaagatggagGGTCagtaattaagaaaataaaaatatatacccttGCCAGATACCAGGTAAGGTATTAATGCACTGAAATCTTTCACaaaatctaaattattttttcttgtcTGATTTGAAGAggataaaaattcattttttttcatttttaaacaatatttttcttctttaccTGAAGAGCTCTGAATGAAAATAAAGGAAGAAGTTCAAACTTTAAAGCTAAAATAGCTGGATTTTCTCTACTGATTAACAGTTTCTTGccaaaaatttcatatttaaagtctaatttaattgttgaccatccagccccTTAATATTAAGCTCTAATATCCCAATAGTAAAGACCTATTGTAAACAATGTTTGCTGATGAATTACCtattaagttttataaaaataccgCGGTAGTATTTTCTTAGAATACTCgaattttaaatgcatataaTAGATCAatatgttcattaaatcaagatgaaagaaaattaaaatagtatatttttctttcttatttactatcatacaacttggcacagaaatagtaatcaatgtttagaatctaacaaggactatatttttgtcggaatattggcgtaggaagaTATCACATGTTTCGtaattcagaattgctgtagataattgagtctgttttagcatttttaaaacattataattaatgttggattttttaactaatgtaaactaatgatatgattcttgggtttcagaatttgtttttaaaataagatttgcATATCAAATTACGTTtgtataagctttttaaagcgcccattaattctaatttgtgtgaaaaaaaaatcactaaaatcagtatTTCTCTCTAATTagatggtcaatatattagctttttttgtcaatttgtatctttatataaattctttataatacgtaaaaatcagaattattttattattggaagcataaaaaataaccaaaatatctcaaaatttaaaaaaattagaggaaatgcgggctaagtaATATCCATTTTAGTTTCAATATtcattccaatttagtagtataagctggtAGACATTCTGATAATCTATCATTTTATTGAAGAATAAAGTCTTCATATCTTAAACAGGTGTCTACATAACCGgaaagaactacatgtatttttatcatcctttaagttGAGAAAAAATGCAGTAactttgacctgacctttatgcaaaaatgaggaggtcaaatttgattaaactgatagaatcatttgatGATATGATCTGTTTTActctgtcaaaatttcatgaatttcttattataagaagaatGTTTGATAATGAGAAGGCTCCTTCCTTAACGACATGTTTTATTGCAATTGGAAACATTACTTTGATCTATAGCTATGGTAAATGctttatattttaatgtaaaactaTCTGCACTAAACAACAATTGTTGCCGAGTTCCATGGGCCATGTAGCATACCATTGGTATGACTGTTCCTGGAGATATGCTCGTAGGTTACTAGGGAATATGACTGCTGGTAATGCTGGTAAGACCTTTGACAACGGCTAAATATGCATGAAAAGAAACACACTCTACACTTTCCTGTGACTCTTTGACAGCGTAAATCTTGAACAACGCTGCACTACATACACCTATGCCCTCGGTTAGGCCTATGATTTAGAAAATTTCTCGGAATAATTTTGCCGGTCTAAGGcctatttttgataattttacgtaatttatgaaaatttcccAAGGAGGAACCAACCTGCCCTCCTCCGGCGAATCAACGCATACATGTGCGTATCCCATTTGCAAGTTCTTCTACATCCCGTTCGCTATTCTggagacggttatttgagtgaTTCATAACAAACGTTACCgttgaaaaagaaatatctgCACAAAAAGGTAGCTCTTATTAGGAATTCACCTTGTTCATCTGATTAAACATTTTCAGTAAAAATGTATCATTATCAAAGTCAACATCCGTAATGATATTTTTCTACAAATTTCTATTATAATGTAGTGAATATTTACGTAAttggttttttgaaaattataagttATCATTGATAGAATTATCCTCTGTTTGGTTATTTATtaaaaacgttaaatataatcaGGGGTCACGTGACAAGAAAAAGCGACTTTTTTTGAAAGGTATAAAAAAATGCAGCCTTTCTGTTAAACTGAGTTCAGTCAGTGGACAGCTGGCAACCCTCACATCCAACGACAATAGGCTGTTCCTTCACTCTAACGTTCTAATTGACCACCATGATCTTTTAATCACTTATAAGGGATAATTGGAAAAATGATTTAGATCTTGAGATATTCAATTTAAACCGCTAAGGcgagttatgtatttttttttctgcagtgCAAGCTACATTCATACATACAggaatttaaaatgatttggttttattgtttaattaaatgaactataaTTATTACGATTTCATATCGAATTACAAATATACAGAGTGCTTTCCGAATGAATTTACGTATGTAATAGGATTAAAACTTactagtttttaaaagaaatttgcatttaaaacatggACGTTATTTATTTGCATGATCATTTCTTCGCACATGCACAGAAATTAAACAAGGAGACAACAGTAAATCACAATGTACGAGCAAAAAACAGCTGATAGTTAGCAGTTAAAGGGACTTgtacacgatttgagctcaaaattttcaaattttatttctcctttttaattACCTATAATggtaaatattgatatttttaaagattcgtcaaaagtcaaatattgagttacaagcaagatacagagtttgaaatactttgttatgtaaacaagcttGAGTCTTGTTAACACATATGTGTTATATTGGAATTAATGAGTTGCAATATAATAGTGCTTTTTTTGGGGGATAATATTATTCATGAACACATCTTTTTTGGCACGAGTCATTTTGCCAGAGAAACGGTAATTTCTGTACTTTGCATTATttctaaacaaatataaaacacgAGCTTTGTTAACATATCAGTGATTTTATTACCCGTGTTTCTCGCTTGTAGCTTGAGTTTAAACGTTGTCAttgttacaaaatgaacaattagttaaataattctaaacacaaaacattaaaaaataaaattttattcccAAATCGCGTCTTAATTCCATTACTACACTGAATCTGTTAATTGTTTGTCAAATATGAAATTTCTTTAAGTTTCAAATTGTTAAACTTATGACATTTAGAGAGTCTGCCAAACGAATACATGATTTCAATGAGTTCTGCTAGATATATGTTCGTTGTATTTTGAAATAAGGCCTACTTCAAAAGAATAGTTTCGTTAAATATCTTCATAGTTTATCCAATTTAAATTGTTAACATTtggtaattaaaaaatgaaaccaaCAATACAAACATCTAATAAAATGTAAtagagataatttttttatttttaaattctaacGAAGAGCAGATAACTATTTATAAACGTATCATGAGCAAAATGTTACGTACACATGAGATTTGtttaattcattgaaataatagTTTTATAAACCATAATTTGCATtagaaaagtaattgaaaattgttcagttttacaatatacattGAATTCTATGATGAATCTCTTGTAAcaagtaattaaaatatctcTCCGATCAAaacacaaaaattgatattacaTGCGACAATGTAATCATGTGATTTATAATTTAGAGAATCggaaaattataattgaaatgaatacacttaaaaatatttctaaattaaaatatcataataataatttGTGTTCATGTATTGTTTTCAGCAActgaatttaaatgaaatgaaaaaacatTAAAGGATCTCATGATATATAAATCGATTTTGGATGATAAACCTGACTCTTGGATTAAAGTGTGAAAATTTCTATATATATCATTAGCGACAAAAGTAAACATAATCGTAAAATATCAACGGAAATGAGAATTACAAATTTCTGTGGTTTATGTGAATAATACGATTGGCAAAATgagcaaaatttaaaatgtggAACAAATCAAACAGTTATGGAAATTTCAATTCTATTTGAACTTAGTACATGTTATCATAAATTAAGATAAGACATGTGTTTTCATGAGGTTTCAATTGCACTGCGTAAAaatccttgaaaaaaaaactagtaaATATATgcgtttactttttaaaatctgataTATACCGTATATCGAATGTCTCACTTGCGAAAAAGACATGTATACATTTCTATCGATCCCATCAAGTAGAATTGTCAATGTTTGAAGCTTTAAATACCCTTCATTGTCTAAATACTGTGGATTTTCTAGCGTCCTTGCAGTTTAAATGATTGTATGTTGGATTTCCCTTGCTTACAActttgaaatcaaagtactgaagtactgaaagccggcctcttttggtgtgtctttatgcatattgtgtagtaaagactgaatccccccctctctctctctctctctctctctctctctctctctctcatgcttttaatgtcggcaaagcactagagagcgaccaaattttgtaagcggctataaacaaaacataagtctgtctagtagaagttaaaaagttcaacagttgctgccttgaattttgcaacaagcattatatattcagtccccgtttcttcatcgtgcagcaaagtagttcatggaaattcatgtgcattgtatgtgtccaaaatgcatagtaatgttttaaaaacacgttattaataagaaaactaaaaaagatagacaattcattcgaaatttaaaaaaagaaacaaaatgagaacacttttgacaaaacgtggctctttgtgtaaatatttggtagagcggaagctttaccttgatgCTGttcggttttttgtttatttgtgctatttatggtaacattggcgattggcctgcctatagccaggactctgctttcagcagagtcCGGCTAAAATACGTCTTTACATAAAATTATGATCCTTTTATTACACTTTTTgaagcatttttaatttaatgtgtTTTCTTTAATTAGATGCCatgtttgaaaaatctttttgagATCAGGTCTAGATGATGACCTAAGTAAAGTTCTCCTTTGTCAACTTTCTTGGTAGGAACAACCACTGCATTTTCCTTGGGACATTTTTTAGTATAGTAAGATTTGCATAAAATGTCTCGTCTGTtcttttttaacattcattGTTAGATCCTTAATTTGATTGTAATTAAGTCACCTTTAAAATAAATCCTCTATATATCTGTcgttttaaagtaaaaattatttcCACATTATCTTTAGGGCATCAATACAAGCTAGGACAAAATGCCTAACAAAGTGGGACAAAGACTTTAGCACCCCCTCGCTGCGGTGTCttataatttataaagaaaaaatactttgtGAATGTTAATGAATAATAATGAAAGAGCGAAGGTGTATACAGGTTAGTTCAATGagcgtatatatatatatatatatatatatatatatatatatatatatatatatatatatatattacacttctttttttataaaaccatAATAGTTCCAGTTTGCCTTTGATAATCTTCATTCACTTTTCAGGGTAAATTGATATCTTCGGAAAGCAGGTCAAACGTAACTTTGTATTCAATCTTATTTGTACAGTTGCAAGCAGTCACGTGGAGCTCTGTGTCCCCAAATATCAAAGACTCTTCTATATCGACATTTCTGTCGACCCCATCAAGTGGAATGTTCAATGTCCCAAGCTTTGTACAACCTTTATCGTCAACATACTTTGGatctttttcatttgaaataaagacCCCACAATCGAGCGTCTTTGCATTTGGTCTCAGAGATTTAAATATGTAAGACTTCTTGTCTCCTGGCTTTATTTTTTCTCCTTTGGTTACGAATTTGAAAAATACGTCTTTGCATCTTGGTCCATCGTCCATTACGATTCGTTTTGATTTGACATGTTTAGTCTCATTGAATGCCGGCCATGATTGAATTCCATAGGTGTACCTGGAGACTCGTTCGGATATCAGATGTGGTTGATGACCAAAGTAAACTGCTCCTTTGACAACAGCAAGACCTGCTTGGTTAGGAACAACCACTCTGCATTTTCCTTCGAACTCTTTCTTGATAGCATCTTGGATAACGCTGCTTTCCGAAAACCCCCCAACcattaaaattacttttaaatccCCCCCGATGTCCTTGTAAAGCTGTTTTAGGTGGTTGACAAGTAAATCAATTGTTGGAACAAACATCTGAACAAAAAAGGAAGCTTCCATGAGTAATATACCGTTTTCAAATGTTAATACACTCCTGTAGGACGATCTGGCAATGACACTGTTAATAACAAAGTCTATAGATTTCCCTTTAGAATTACTCTGCTTTTCTTCAATTTCCTTAATCGCAACTGGAATTCTAATGGCAAATTTTGGTCCAgttacaatttcattttttgtatttacttCAAATGCccttttcttgaattcaaaatCTTTCCAAAAGTCTAGACAATCTTCAACGTATTCGGAATCAGTATAAAACATGTTCATTACTGATTCTCCAAAAAGGTTTGTAAGAAATTCATTGAAGGCTTTATCGATGCACGTTCCTCCCCAACTGCCTCCGCTTGCCGGAACGAGTTCCGCAATGGTACCGTCTTGTTTTAACTGATGAATTGTTATATCAGCTGTTCCtcctttaaataaaacaaaagaccaATTGGCCACATCGCTAACACGAAAAACAGTTATTGAatctcttttaaaatataaatatgagactcttctaaaatattgtaaaactcgcaataaatgtttatataaaaacacaatattgaaaaagaagaaaattaaaacctACGATTTTGACATCAAATCCTATATCAAAGTTGTATCAACCAACCAATCTTATTACCCTAGGCCTCAACGTATCAAAGATAACaaaagtgaaaaatgataaatagtGAAGATTAGATCACtgtgaataaaatttattgagGTGGCAAAATACACCTACTAACGATGATAAATAATCAAAGGCCTAATGATATCTTACTTATTTTGActgaattatttataaaaaatgaaataaggtCACTGTGACCTTGACATAAGgatataataatattaagtTGCATACACAATAATATCAATatgaaagatttaaaattaacaaaaatgaaaaagaaaaaataagcaTAGGAAGCTTTATGGTTGTAATCAATAGAATACTATTAAGAAAGAAAGATTTACATAACGGCATCACTCTTTGAGGTCATCTGGGGATAATAAAAGTGTCAAACCATAACATTTTACATGATATTGtacaacatttaaaacattatttaaggGGGTATGGGTAGAGTGAGATGACCCCAATGTACTATCGAATTCAATGCATTTTAAGCCCCTATCGGTaaaaccgggggggggggtgtagacTTTTCGTTTGTCTGTCgagcatttttatatattggaATGACCCCCGTTTAATACGAGATTGAAGAATTTAGTAATTTctacatttaatataaaaaataatcacatATTACAATTTAAGGAAAAATGCCTATTGCTATTGTTGTGTTTCTATAATTTGCTTTAAAGTGCGGAAAATTGCATTTCTCTTAATATTCGTACAGTAAAATAtatgtacctgtattttgacATGGCCAAATGGTAGATGGTGTTCTTGGAGCTTCACAAACATACTAGAGTTGGTGTATATTACACATGGATAAAAATAGAGTTTGCTTTTGTACGGTAGTTTTAGAGTACCGCCTTAACACCAGAGTGACCTTTTAAAATAATGGTAAAAGTTTCCTTATTTATCCTTACCATGTCCGCCAGAATCCAAGAACAAGGGGTACCATTTAGTCATTTCGTATTCTAcctatgtattttgttttgtctgCTAGATTGACAATAGTAGAGAAAAAGAGTTTGCATATATGTTCACAGTATTTACAGCTTTATACTGATTCCTGGTCGCTTGGGGTTGGGATGATTTCACAATGCCGATGTCATTGCTCCTACAGATGTCACACAATAAATGGTTCCGAATAGCCAAATAGATTTACAGAATATGTTGTAAATGTATAATTCTTAACAAATGACTCATGGAAATAGACGAGGAACGAAGACAGAAGACAAGCAAGTtaaaaacagtgttatttccaGAAGTGcaaaacattatttacatatttacaatGTAAGTATTTAGTTATAAAAGATTAATGTTTAATCGTACCGCCAAGATCAAGGACCATGTATTTAGCACCAAGTTCATTTTCCGGCTGAAACATTCTGCTTTTGTCGGTTGATTCCAAGTGTGTCAACTGACAATAAATGGATGCTGCTTCGGGTTCCAAGGCGATTGAGAGTTGGTTGCTTTTAATTCCTGCCTAATAATAATACGAAtccaaacttcttttttttttaattgaacacctcttttaaaaatttcttcaacGTTGTGAACTACTGCAATCTTTGACTTTTGAAACACACTTAACCATTTTTCCACttaaaaatatgcttttaataCCTACAAAGACAATGTATGTGTGGTAGAATTTTCTAGTTTACCTTGACTGCAGCTTCCCTCATAAACATCTTTGCTGTATCATCCCAAATTGCTGGAACtgtcaaaacaaaatatatatcgtCTACGgtaattttgtctttttgtatGTATTCCAACGCTTTTAAAAGGTGCTCTTTCATGTGGTTGATACAATGCGTAAAAATTTTGATGGCATCCATTTGTAATCCATTGTCTGCAACGCACTGGGTTTTCCTATGAACTCTCTAAAAGAAGATCAATAAGAAGGGTTAATTTACTTGCAACTTCTACAGTCTATGAATATAGTGGCAAAAACTTCATAAAgattgtttaaaatgtaatttgcaGAAAAATTCACAAGAATTGATGTGTCTACCCGATTTACGGTTGGGTAACGATTTAATTGATCCTTTTTGACTCCCAAAGTATATGTTGGtaaacgggttttttttttaaaaccattgaATTTGGTGACAATGGCGAGTGATGTTTAAACCAATCATTGCCAATTATGACCGAAAAGACCAAAGTATGTCCTAAGGTATTTATGCCGCACATTTTCTCTGTgtttaaacgatgttcatttaatagtatgaaaaaaattattcaaagatTTCTCCTTTGAAACGCCGCATCTAGATTTCTAGGTTTCAATACACGACTAAACATAAAAACTACACGGGGTTTTGTACTGCAAGAGAGATGAAAatacccggatgataacgttggaAAATTGAGCGGGatattccgagtgacttccgaatggagaaatgatgtaaacatttcccattacaagTGACGTCAGGTAATAAATCTCTGTGAGAAATCTATTTTCGTTGCTGTGAATTTTCttaggaaaaaataataataatatgtcACTAAAAATACCTTTCATCGATTTCCATTGCAATagtctttcacaggtatgtatatttttgttaaaaatcgtccaaatgtgctgcataaatatcttaaGACAGACTCAAGGTGAAATGGCAATGCCAATGAACGGAGGAGAAGATCTGACTTCGTGTCGTCCAAATCATTTAATAATAGCAAAATACCATTGATCGAAGGAATGAAACATGTACTTAATTGTTTAGACGCAGTTATTTAAGTGATTTGAATACGTGTTCTAAATGTtcgcaaaattaattttgacgTAGCGATACAAAGTTCCGTCAttctttattatatatttcttatagATATTTTTGCCAAAACGACTTTGTTGGTGGCATTCAATAAAGGAATGTCCTTGTGGGAAAAACCCtaactttttaatatttaggTGTtttttttgcacatattttgtatttcaatcaCACATCGTAAtggatgaattaaaaaaatcttatgcataattttattttacaatgatacatgtatatatgtatatggaAAAATACCCAAATTGAATTGCAAACACTAGTACAGGTGATATTCGTACACATTGTGGATTTGTGTTGTTTTccagtaaaaaaagaaaattagaatGTAAAGAATAATGGGGGTTGGATTACATTTCCTTTTTCACAAATTgtcaataatgaaaaataagtcaacaaaaATGCTCAATATTAAACATGAAATCAATTTCAAGTAAATACAGAATAcctacatgcatgttacaattTTTCATAGATTGTCTGCCTAGTGTTATTTAAATctaattttctacaattatttaaaagcagccctttttaaaaacttaaatcatGTCTTTCATGACTTACAAGTATTATTACATTGAAAGTCAGATATAGACTATTATGATATTTGATTGCAAAAGTGTATTGTACGTTCCAGATTTTAGCCCTATATAGTAACACCTGCAAAACCAATACCATGTTACCTTTTCCAGAGATGTCCGCAGTATCATCTTAAAACGTTGAAAGTAGAAGTATTTCTTGCACTCACTCCCATTTTCTGCTAATTCTGCATACTTTCGTTCTGCTTGATACCCAAACGAATTAAAGGACTGGTCTGGGTTGAGAAGAAGAACACTGGGAGTCTTATAAGAAAGATTTTCGCCACCACCCCAGTTGTTTATCTTTACCTTGATCCATTCATATTTGAATGAGTATGCATAACCTGAGTATACAGTTCCAAAATCTATAGCAGCCACAAGCAGTTTGGGCGACTTTGAGGCCTCCTCCTGTGTTAGAGATTCAGCCATGACTAAATTctactttctttttaaaagttggGAATACATATCGTCTATATTTAGCCACTAAATCACATGGAGTATGGCCAAAAGTAATTTACGAGGTTCATTTAAGAATATGTACACAATATCACTCTCcgtatcattttttaattaaaaaagaggattaacatgttatttgacgtattttattttagctttaatcattattaagttttattcgataaaataaatattcagaAGGTAATTGGTTTACCTGATTCAAAAGTCAACAGGTAGTGTGACCTACATTGTACGTCAAAGATTACTCTTTTACATAGTTTCTCTAAATATCGcctcctttttttttatatataaaatcaatcttTCGAGGCCCACACTCTCATCAACACGTTTCTTTATCGCTTAATATCAATTTAGAAACTTGTATGGTATGCgttcattttttacatgtaaattaatgcCGAAAACGACCGAGaaactaaaaatgaaaaaaaggagCCATCGCATTCCTTCTGTTATATTGATCGAGTACAATTTAGGTTTAAACCAAACGCAAACACACTTTACATGTACGTTTAACATATAAACACATTTAATATCTTTTAGTTACTCTTTTGATTCTGAATAACAAACTTATGAATTCCATAAtcgatttaaaaaacaaacttttttacAATGGAAACTCTTTCTTCTGTAGGcggaaaaattccaaatataacattatatttttcagataaaaaaatcaataacattaTTGTTCAGGAGATTCACCGTTATCATACGTTTTTGTTCTGTACTAAAATCAACTGTTACAGTTATTTAATTCGAGATCATTTAGACACAAAAAAGGAAagaggaaaaaaaagaaataagaataACACAAATTGAATTCTTcagaaaaacaacaaaacatgtaaGAAATCAAATCAagtgtttttatctaaataggacac from Crassostrea angulata isolate pt1a10 chromosome 7, ASM2561291v2, whole genome shotgun sequence includes:
- the LOC128192735 gene encoding heat shock 70 kDa protein 12A-like, encoding MAESLTQEEASKSPKLLVAAIDFGTVYSGYAYSFKYEWIKVKINNWGGGENLSYKTPSVLLLNPDQSFNSFGYQAERKYAELAENGSECKKYFYFQRFKMILRTSLEKRVHRKTQCVADNGLQMDAIKIFTHCINHMKEHLLKALEYIQKDKITVDDIYFVLTVPAIWDDTAKMFMREAAVKAGIKSNQLSIALEPEAASIYCQLTHLESTDKSRMFQPENELGAKYMVLDLGGGTADITIHQLKQDGTIAELVPASGGSWGGTCIDKAFNEFLTNLFGESVMNMFYTDSEYVEDCLDFWKDFEFKKRAFEVNTKNEIVTGPKFAIRIPVAIKEIEEKQSNSKGKSIDFVINSVIARSSYRSVLTFENGILLMEASFFVQMFVPTIDLLVNHLKQLYKDIGGDLKVILMVGGFSESSVIQDAIKKEFEGKCRVVVPNQAGLAVVKGAVYFGHQPHLISERVSRYTYGIQSWPAFNETKHVKSKRIVMDDGPRCKDVFFKFVTKGEKIKPGDKKSYIFKSLRPNAKTLDCGVFISNEKDPKYVDDKGCTKLGTLNIPLDGVDRNVDIEESLIFGDTELHVTACNCTNKIEYKVTFDLLSEDINLP